In Papaver somniferum cultivar HN1 chromosome 1, ASM357369v1, whole genome shotgun sequence, a genomic segment contains:
- the LOC113295279 gene encoding uncharacterized protein LOC113295279: protein MKNQYQKLQNPSSVSTDQKTILSSLKISTQSNLLKLIVFLCILFFMCGLFTGNIWSFYQKSFSLNLQFTQFATNSSPSATVQPPPASPLEILIPPHQIKVMLIPGNASVAKSTTTDNNTTASRIGLSEYIKPPQNLMHDMKDEELLWRASMVPKIEEFPYKVTPKVAFMFLTRGGVTLGPLWDKFFNGVDTNLYSVYVHSNPSYNETIIPPENSVFNGRTIPSKEVRWGSFNMIEAERRLLANALLDLSNQRFILLSEACIPLYNFSTVYSYVINSTKTFIESYDLPGGVGRGRYSPRMRPQISLYQWRKGSQWFEMDRELATEIISDRTYFPLFGKFCKSSCYGDEHYIPTFLNINKAFSERNSYRTLTWVDWAKGGPHPTKFTRTDVTVELLQRLRNGNGTKCEYNGEKTDICHLFARKFIPNTLDRLLRFAPKLMGFN, encoded by the exons ATGAAGAACCAATATCAGAAGTTACAAAATCCATCATCCGTGAGTACAGATCAAAAAACTATTTTATCATCTCTGAAAATAAGCACTCAATCAAATCTACTGAAATTGATtgtatttttgtgtattcttttcttTATGTGTGGTTTATTTACTGGTAACATATGGAGTTTCTATCAAAAAAGCTTTTCTTTAAACCTCCAATTCACACAATTCGCAACGAATTCGTCTCCATCGGCAACAGTTCAACCGCCACCAGCGTCTCCGTTGGAAATTCTAATTCCTCCTCATCAAATTAAAGTAATGTTGATACCCGGAAACGCCAGCGTTGCTAAGAGCACTACTACTGATAACAATACTACTGCGAGTCGCATAGGGTTGTCAGAATATATAAAGCCACCTCAAAACCTTATGCATGACATGAAAGATGAAGAATTGTTATGGAGAGCGTCAATGGTTCCTAAAATTGAAGAGTTCCCGTACAAAGTGACACCTAAAGTTGCATTCATGTTCTTGACAAGAGGTGGAGTTACATTAGGTCCTTTATGGGATAAATTTTTCAATGGGGTTGATACAAATCTCTACTCGGTATACGTTCACTCAAATCCTTCTTACAACGAAACAATCATACCACCTGAAAACTCCGTTTTTAACGGTCGAACGATCCCCAGCAAG GAAGTAAGATGGGGAAGCTTTAATATGATAGAAGCCGAACGACGCCTTTTAGCAAATGCCCTCCTTGACTTATCAAACCAACGCTTCATTCTCCTCTCAGAAGCATGCATTCCACTCTACAACTTCTCTACAGTCTACTCTTACGTTATAAACTCTACCAAGACATTCATCGAATCCTATGATTTACCGGGTGGTGTTGGTCGTGGCAGATATAGTCCTAGAATGAGGCCACAAATCAGCCTTTATCAGTGGAGAAAAGGATCACAGTGGTTCGAGATGGATAGGGAACTCGCTACTGAGATAATCTCAGACCGTACATATTTCCCACTTTTTGGAAAGTTCTGCAAGTCTTCCTGTTACGGAGATGAACATTATATACCAACCTTTTTAAACATCAATAAGGCGTTTTCTGAAAGGAATTCGTATAGAACATTGACTTGGGTTGACTGGGCAAAAGGAGGTCCTCATCCGACTAAGTTTACGAGAACAGATGTCACggttgaactgttacagagattGAGAAACGGTAATGGAACCAAGTGCGAGTACAATGGGGAAAAGACAGATATTTGCCACTTGTTTGCAAGGAAGTTTATACCTAACACATTAGATAGGTTATTGAGATTTGCTCCAAAATTAATGGGTTTCAATTGA